The Verrucomicrobiota bacterium genome includes a window with the following:
- the uvrB gene encoding excinuclease ABC subunit UvrB translates to MPDFKLVTDFVPQGDQPEAIAKLTAGLRAGRRDQVLLGVTGSGKTFTMANVIANVQRPTLVIAPNKTLAAQLYSEFKELFPENAVEYFVSYYDYYQPEAYIPSTDLYIEKDTSINEQIDKLRHSATRSLLERRDVIIVASVSCIYGLGSPEAYRDTLILLKRGDEVDRDDVLRQLVAIRYERNDTDFHRGTFRVRGDVLEVFPAYEDDAALRVEFFGDTIEAISTIDPLRGKKVAALETVSIYPGTHYVTTERTLDEAIESIKAELAERLAQLKEANKLVEVQRLESRTNFDLEMLREMGFCSGIENYSRHFTGRKPGEPPPTLVDYFPRDFLLFLDESHITVPQVRAMFRGDRSRKDVLVEYGFRLPSARDNRPLTFEEFNKQINQVIYVSATPADYELERAEGVIVEQVIRPTGLIDPAVVVKPAASQVDDLLEEIQRRIERKERVLVTTLTKRMAEDLTTYYTGLGIRCRYLHADVNTIERVEIIRDLRKGVFDVLIGINLLREGLDLPEVSLVAVLDADKEGFLRSERSLIQVMGRAARNVNGTVILYADKETDSIQRAVAETNRRRAVQVDFNAEHNITPETIKKAISEGIAAVYEADYVDVDVVAEEAAEYVSPDRIDHKIAELKKKMQAAAGQLRFEDAAGFRDEIKRLNELKLALM, encoded by the coding sequence ATGCCCGACTTCAAGCTCGTGACAGATTTCGTGCCGCAGGGCGACCAGCCGGAGGCGATCGCCAAGCTCACTGCAGGGCTGCGCGCGGGGCGGCGCGACCAGGTGCTGCTCGGGGTGACGGGCAGCGGCAAAACGTTCACAATGGCGAACGTGATCGCCAACGTGCAGCGGCCGACGCTCGTGATCGCGCCGAACAAGACGCTGGCCGCGCAGCTCTACAGCGAGTTCAAGGAGCTGTTCCCCGAGAACGCGGTCGAGTACTTCGTCAGCTACTACGATTACTACCAGCCCGAGGCGTACATCCCCTCGACGGACCTCTATATCGAGAAGGACACGTCGATCAACGAGCAGATCGACAAGCTGCGCCACTCGGCGACACGCTCGCTGCTCGAGCGGCGCGACGTGATCATCGTCGCCTCGGTCTCGTGCATCTACGGGCTCGGCTCGCCCGAGGCGTACCGTGACACGCTCATCCTGCTCAAACGCGGCGACGAGGTGGACCGCGACGACGTGCTCCGGCAGCTCGTCGCAATCCGCTACGAGCGCAACGACACGGACTTCCACCGCGGCACCTTCCGCGTGCGCGGCGACGTGCTCGAGGTGTTCCCGGCGTACGAGGACGACGCCGCCTTGCGGGTCGAGTTCTTCGGCGACACGATCGAGGCGATCAGCACGATCGACCCGTTGCGCGGCAAGAAGGTGGCCGCGCTCGAAACCGTCTCGATCTACCCGGGCACCCATTACGTGACCACCGAGCGCACGCTCGACGAGGCGATCGAGTCGATCAAAGCCGAACTGGCCGAACGGCTCGCGCAGCTCAAGGAGGCGAACAAACTCGTTGAGGTGCAGCGGCTCGAATCGCGGACGAACTTCGACCTCGAGATGCTGCGCGAGATGGGCTTCTGCTCGGGCATCGAGAACTACTCGCGCCACTTCACGGGCCGCAAACCGGGCGAGCCGCCGCCGACGCTCGTGGACTACTTCCCACGCGACTTCCTCCTCTTTCTCGACGAGAGCCACATCACGGTGCCCCAGGTGCGCGCCATGTTCCGCGGCGACCGCAGCCGCAAGGACGTGCTCGTCGAGTACGGCTTCCGGCTCCCGAGCGCGCGCGATAACCGGCCGCTCACGTTCGAGGAGTTCAACAAGCAGATCAACCAGGTGATCTACGTCTCGGCGACACCCGCCGACTACGAGCTCGAGCGCGCGGAGGGTGTCATCGTCGAACAGGTGATCCGGCCGACGGGCCTGATCGACCCGGCCGTGGTGGTCAAGCCGGCTGCGTCACAGGTCGACGATCTGCTTGAGGAGATCCAACGCCGCATCGAGCGCAAGGAACGTGTGCTCGTGACGACACTGACCAAGCGTATGGCCGAGGATCTCACGACGTACTACACGGGCCTCGGCATCCGGTGCCGCTACCTGCACGCGGACGTGAACACCATCGAGCGCGTCGAGATCATCCGCGACCTGCGCAAAGGCGTGTTCGATGTGCTCATCGGCATCAACCTGCTGCGTGAGGGGCTCGACCTGCCCGAAGTATCGCTCGTCGCCGTCCTCGATGCCGACAAGGAAGGCTTCCTCCGCAGCGAGCGCTCGCTTATCCAGGTCATGGGCCGCGCCGCGCGCAACGTGAACGGCACGGTGATCCTTTACGCCGACAAGGAGACCGACTCGATCCAGCGCGCGGTGGCCGAGACGAACCGTCGTCGTGCTGTCCAGGTCGACTTCAACGCCGAGCACAACATCACGCCCGAGACGATCAAGAAGGCGATCTCCGAGGGGATCGCGGCCGTCTACGAAGCCGATTACGTTGACGTGGATGTCGTCGCCGAGGAAGCGGCCGAGTACGTCTCGCCCGACCGCATTGACCACAAGATCGCTGAGCTGAAGAAGAAGATGCAGGCCGCCGCCGGGCAGCTCCGCTTCGAAGACGCCGCCGGCTTCCGCGACGAGATCAAACGCCTCAACGAGCTGAAGCTCGCGCTGATGTAG